The sequence below is a genomic window from Dyadobacter chenwenxiniae.
GTGGCCCCTTTGTTGAATAACTCCCTCAAATACCGGCTATAACATCCTGCCAACGCGCAGCCGAGACGCACCGTGTTATAATTTGGGCGCCTCCGGCTTGTTTGGAATATCCCAACCATTAGCGCCTTTGACATTCAGCTTCCGCCGGTAAATTTTTTCGTTCGCAGTGACGTAAATTGTGTCAAAATCTTTACCGCCAAATGCCATGTTTGATACTGAACCGTTTGGCGTTGGTAATATCGCATTCACACGCCCTGTTTGATCTAAAACCTGGATTCCTGCGCGTGTAGCCACATATATGCGTCCTTCCCGGTCGCAGGTAAGGCCATCTGCCCATGCATTTTCATCGTTGTCGCGGACGTGCAGCCAGCCGAATTTCTGCTTGTGGCTTAATGTTCCGTCCGGCAGAACCTGAAATGACCAAACCCAGTGTGAAGCTGATTCGGTTGCATACAGCAATGTTTGATCGGGCGATAAGGCAACGCCATTGGCGAATAATAAGCCTTTGTCGACGACAATTTTCTCTCCATTGGGTCTGATCAAATAAATGGTGCTCGGTTTCTCCCGGCCATCCGGTGCAGTAACATAAACATTGCCATTGTAGGCAACGGTTAAGTCGTTCCCGGCAATATCCCTCGCTATTTCTTGTTTGTTATTTTTCGCGTCATAACGAACTATGGACAAGCTTTTTTTTGCCACTTCGTATCGGTTCCCACTCTTGTCGAACTCCGCTCCGCTGGCGTTTTCCGAGTCTTCATTGATGGTAGCAACCTTTCCGTCGGGCCCGATCTTGTATGTTTTGGAATTAGGAATATCCTGATAGAAAATTTCCCCGGACTGGTTTGCCGCAATGCCTTCTGTAAATTTATAGCCTTCCGAAACCTGCTCCCACTCCTGTCCTGGAATCAACAAAGCACTTAACATTTGATTTTGAGAAGTTCCAGCTTTAACGGGTTTGGGCCAGTCTTTCCATAGAAACCGCATGGCCTCGGGAAATAATGCTGTTCCGTGCTTGCCATTGTGGCCGCCTTCGCCCCACTGATGTTTCACCTCATATCCTGCAAATGTTAATGCCCGGAGCATGGTTTGATTGGCCATCCACCAGTCGCCCGCATAAATGTTGAGATCGTTGGCCCCATCCTGCAAAAAGATCCGGACGGGCTTTGGTTCATACTTCCTGACCAAAGTGTGATAGCGGTCGGCGCCACGCAGGCCTACATACGTTCCAATGGCGCTGTAAACGCGGGTAAATGCATCCGGACGCTCCCATGCTGCCGTGAATGCACAAACTGCCCCGCTGCTCGATCCGCCTATGGCGCGGTCATTGCCGTTTTTGGAGAGGCGGATCGGACGTCCGTCGCTGGTTTTTTGCCTCTCCACCTCCGGCAAAATCTCATCCAGGATAAATCTTGCATAAGCATCCCCCAAACCATCATATTCAAAACTCCTGTTAAACCGATCGTTCGCTTCGTTCCCATTGGCTGCCCTGACTTTTCCATGCATTACAAAAACGCCGATCGTAACAGGCATTTCCCCCTTATAGATCAGATTATCAAACACAACAGGCGCTTTCCATTGAATTCCGTCCTGATTGATGTAAACACAGGCCGGCCTGTCGGGCTTGTATTGCGCGGGGACATACACCCAGTATTCCCGCCAGGTTCCGGGGAAAATCTTTGAATTTTCAAATGTGAATTTCAAAACCTCCCCTTTGGGCACGCCAGCCTGCTCTTCCGAAGCCGGATCAACGGGATAATTTTCAGAAGGCGCTTGTGCGAAAATGATTTTAGTTGATATACAAAAAATGAAAGCAAATGTGCGTACAATGTGCATTTGGGAGTTGGGTTTAGATAAAATTCAATGTCGATTATGATGAACAATGCTATAAATAGCTCAACCACCATTTCTTATTTCGCTCACGGTAATTGCCAAACCATCGGCAAGGAAAATAAAGCGCAAGGACGATTGTAATCCAGATCACATAGACCATTCCAAGATTGTAACCGAAATCGTTGGGACGAAATTTAAAGAAAAGCTCTGGCGCCGTGGCCTGCTCCCAAGTATAACCCGACGACAAAACGACGACCATTGTAAGCAGGTGAATGAGATAAAAATGCAGCATAAAATAGAAAAACGGCACTTTTCCATACACCGTAAAAAAGCGTGTCAGTTTCGTGTTGGTATGCTCGGTTAAGGCCAGTAAAATGAGGATCGGACCGAGTGTCATCAGTGTATAAATCAGCGATGGCGGATATTTGGACGCATTCATGAACGAAAAAAATGTCCTTAACCCTTCGGATTGCACGCTCCATGGGGCCTGGTCCCCATAGTAATTGACAAATCGCAGGATAAGGAACAGCACAATGGCTGCGATGCCCAATTGCAACAGCACTTTCCTCCGTTTTTGCTCAGAAAATGATCGGTTATAGATCATCCCAAGCCCGTATCCCGACATCATAATTCCTGCCCAGGGAAGGATAACATACAAGAACGCAATGTTCCCGCCGTCGCCTCTCGGCACAAAACGGCCCGCTCCGGTCAGAAAAATACCCAGAAAAATATCCAGTCCCGAGCCGGGCGCAGGTTTCAGAAGGTCGAATAAGCTATGGCCAAAAATCAAAACCAGTCCGGAAATCAAAATCGCCTTCGGAGAGAAAAAACGCACAAATACGCCTAAAACGAGCATGCTGGTTCCTAATGCCCAAAGCACCGCGAGAAAAATGGTTTTGAAGGTAATGTCAAATGAAAAGGCAAATGTCATGAATGTGAGCTCGACAACGATGAGCCACAAACCGCGTTTCAAAAGGAAAGAGGAAGTTTCAGCGGGGGTTTTATTTTGCCCTGATAAATAGGCCGAGATCCCGGAAAGCAGCATGAACGACGGCGCACAAAAATGTGTGATCCATCTTGTGAAAAATAATGCTGGATTCGTTGTGCCCGGATCGAGCGGGTCGGCGGAGAGTGCGGTAATGTGAAAATAATCCCGGACATGGTCCAATGCCATGATGACCATGATGAGTCCACGGACCGTGTCGATGGACTTTACGCGCAAGGAGATTCCGTTCGTTGACATGTAACCAATGTTTCCGATGAAAGTGATTTATTCACTAAGAAGCCACGGAAATTACTGGTTTACTGATCTATAACATTCAGAATCGCCTTGCTAAACGTATTTTACAAAAGTGCTGCACCAAAAACCCCTGCGCTGTCGCCCAGTTTGGGTTTCAAGATGGGAGTGGTTACCACGCCTTTGTTGAAGATGTACTTCTTGATTTTTTCAAAACCGGCGGTGTAGAGCAGCTCAACATTGCCAACGCCGCCCCCGATCACGATGAGCCCGGGATCAATCACATTAATCAATGTAGAAATGGCGCGGCCGTAAAATTCAAGTAGACGTTCAATGGTCGCTTTGGCAAATTCATCTTCGCCTTCATGATATCTTTCCAAAATTACCTTCATGGTCAGCTTTTCGCCGCTGGCCTTTTCGTAAAAGCGTTCCAGTGCCGGGCCGGAAATTACCTGCTCCACACAACCGGCTTTTCCGCAATAACAAGGCTCGCCGTTTTCTTCGAGAATGTTATGGCCCCATTCTCCGCCGATTCCGTGGTGCCCGGCGATAATTTTATTATTTACCACCAATCCGCCTCCTACACCCGTGCCCATGATCACGCCAAAAACGACTTCTGCTTTTGGATAATCTTTCCCGGCACCGATCAACGCTTCGGCCAGTGCGAAACAGTTGGCATCATTGGCAAGCTGAACCGGAATTCCGAGTATTTTTTCAAGATCTGCCTTTAATGGCATTCCGTTGAGGCAAATCGTATTGGAATTTTTCATCAACTGGGAGTCCGGTTCCAAAACACCGGGTGTGGCAAACCCTATTTTAGTCGGCTTCTCTCCTACTTGCTCCGCAACCTGATCGATCAGCTTTTTGATCTGCGACAATATATGCTCATATCCATTTGCCGACTCAGTCGGAAGGCGCATGCGTACAACCACTTCCAGGTTCCGGTTCGGATCCAGAACGGCACATTCTATTTTTGTTCCTCCTAAGTCTATTCCCCAGAGTTTCATAATTGTATGGCTGTCGGCGGATGGCTTTCAGCATTCATTTTTAGTATTTATAATTTATTTAAAGCATTAAAAAATCAATTCGAAAGCACATTACTGCACTTTATAAAATTTATATCCGAACAAGAATATCACCGCATAGCAAATGATCGGCAAATAGTAGGCATGCGCTACGTCGGATTCTGCAACAGCACCCATTGCGAATGGGAAGAATGCTCCGCCCACAACACCCATGGAAATAAAAGAAGAGGCTTGCTGTGTATGTTTTCCCAGATTTTTAAGTCCCAAACTAAAAATTGTAGGGAACATGATGCTGAAAAAGAAATTGAGCATTAATAATGCAATGAATGACGGCCAGCCCCAGCTCTGCGCGATGATCAGACACATTACAATGTTGCAAGCAGCGAAAATGGCCAATAAGGAGTTTGGTGCAATAAAACGCATCAGGAAAGTGCCGACGAAACGCCCCGTTAGCATCAGTACGAAAAACAAGATCATATAGTTACCGGCAACCGCGTCCGTGAAGCCCATTTTCTCATGGCCATAATTGATGAAGAACGCCCACGTTCCGGCTTGTGCTGCCACATTGAAAAACTGTGCAATAACCGACCACTTGAAATGGCTGTGCTCGAAAAGGCCTTTTTCAGGGTGCGTATCCACGTTTGCCGCAGAAGGATCGGCAACGACGTGCGGGTCTGTAAGTGTCGGAACTTTTACAAAGGAGAATAAAACAGCGATGGTTGCGATTACGCTTCCAATGACGATATATAATGTTTTTACAGATGTAAGGTCTGTGCTGCCTTCCACATTGTTTCGAAGCAAAAAATAAGAACCCACGGCTGGTCCGATGATCGTGCCCAGGGCATTGAATGCCTGTGCAAAGTTGATGCGCATATCACTTGTGCGCTGGTCACCAAGGGATGCTACGAACGGGTGCGCAACGGTTTCCAGTGTAGAAATCCCGCATCCCAGGATGAACAATGCACCGCCGAAAAATGGAAATGAAGCGGCCGCAGCAGCCGGAACGAAAAGAAATGAACCCAATGCAAACAACGACAGCCCGAAAAGCACACCATTCTTATATCCGAAACGCTTCATGAAAAGACCGGCAGGAATACCCATGACACCATAAGCGCCGAATATAGCGAATTGTACGAATGCAGATTGTGTTTTGCTAAGACTTAAAACGTGCTGAAAATGTTTGTTCAAAACGTCGCCCATCGTGATCGCGATGCCCCAGAACATGAACAGGGATGTTACAAAAATGAGTGTTATCAGGTATTTGTTCTCAGTGAATCGGGCTTTGGTGGGCTCCACGGTAGAGGAATAGTTGCTCATCTAGCTGAATAGTAAAAATAAATATTAGGTAGGTTCTATTTTTTTCGAAACGTAAATTAGAGAAATTTAATTGGAAGGATTTGGCTTTCTATTGAAATAGTTGTCCATAAAAAGTAACTGATATTGTATCGCATTGGTCCAGTAGGGCCAGTTATGCGCACCTGGTCGCACAAGATAATCATGTGGGATATTTCTGTAAATCAGCTGTTCGTGCAACTTTTCATTCACCCCGTAAAAGAAATCATCGACGCCGCAATCGATCATGATCGCCAGCGAATTGGGCGTCAGTAAATGCAGCATATTTATAACTGTGTTACTTTCCCACCTTTCAGGCTGCTCGGCGTATTTGCCCAACTTTTTAGCCATATCCCAATTGTTTGGAAAAGGACGGATATCGACGCCGCCGCTCATGCTGCCCGCCGCACCGAAAATATCCTGATGCCGGAAAGCAAGATAAAGCGCACCATGTCCGCCCATGCTCAAACCTGTAATGCCACGACCTGTGCGGTCTTTGATGGTTTTATATTTTGAATCTATAAAGGAAACCAGTTCTTTGGAAACATAAGTCTCATACTGCGACTGCGCATCCACAGGACTATCCCAATACCAGCTTCCGTAACCGCCATCAGGGCAAACAATGATCATATTATAAAGGTCCGCGGCTTTTTCAAAGCCTTTGGCCTTTGAAACCCAGTCCGCGTAATTCCCACTGTAACCGTGCAGCAAATACACCACCGGATAAGTTTTTCCCGAATCGTACTGAGATGGCTTTACGACCACCGTTTTGAGATTTTTCTTCATAGCCGCACTGTAAACCTGAATGGTGTCCACAGTCGCCGCCGACGCACAATGGCAGATTATTGCACAAATAATAAGAGTGAACAGGATATTTTTTTTCATAAATTTTTGAGAAAATTTTCTACAACTTAGCGCTATACATAATTTCAATTGTTCAAATATTGTAGAATTCGGGGAATAATAAGGCCCTATTTTCATGTATGACGTCTGGCACTCTATTTGTTATAAATCACATTATCACAAATAACTCAAACTCAAAAAATTTAAGACAATGGGAAATCTTCTTTATACAATAGCTGTCATTTTGGTCATTCTTTGGCTGATCGGCTATTTTGGCTTTGCCAGCTTTGGAATGGGTAACATCATTCACATTCTTTTGGTGATTGCAGTGATTGCGATAGTTCTTCGTTTGATTCGTGGCGACAGGGTTGTGTAAGGAGAAAGCACCTAATAAATGAAAAGGCCCGGGATGGATGTTTTTTTAACATTATCCCGGGCTTTTAGTTTGTTTATGCCGCTGCAAAACTCCGGTTTCTCCTTGTACTGCGGTTCACAGCAGATCCTTAATCCGCACCCAGACGTTTTCTGCCAGGATTTTATGCCCTTCTTCTGTAGGATGAATGCCGTCCGGCAAATTCAGCTTACTTTCTCCACCGACGCCTTCCAGCAAAAACGGAATGAGTGTAAGGTTATTCGCTTTGGCAATCTCTGCATACACGGCTTTGAATTCGGAAGCATATTTTTGCCCCATATTCGGCGGGATCTGCATACCGGCCAGCACAAGCTTGGCATCGGGATATTTGGCATGCACCTTATCCAGAATTGCTTGCAGATTTTTCCTGGTTTCGGAAACCGGAATGCCCCTTAACCCATCATTACCACCCAATTCCAGCACAAAGATGTCCAGAGGCTGCTTCAAAAGCCAATCGATCCGGCTGTTTCCCCCCGACGTTGTCTCACCGCTCACACCTGCGTTAATCACCTTGTAATCAAGTCCGAGGGAGTCAATTCGTTTTTGAATTAAACCGGCAAATGCTTGTGAAGGATCATCAAGGCCGTAACCCGCAGTGAGGCTGTTACCGAAAAACACAATGGTTTTTTTGGTGCCGACTGTGGCTTCGCTGACTGTCTTCACGGAGTCAGCCTGCCCGGCGGTTTCTTGTTTTTCAGTGTTACAAGACGTCAAAATGGCCACGGAAAGCAGCATTCTGGCTATAAAAACAAAGCGATTTATCATATAATATGTTAACCAGTAGATTATTTAAGCACGAACATTTAAAACTGTTCCTAAAAGACTAGGTTGCGGGGCCGCTCCACGGTGGCCGCTCCACGGTGGCCGCTCATTTAGTTTTAAACGCCGTTTAAACTATATTTATGTGCAACCTAAATCCAAAAGAACCAAATTGGAGTAAATCAAGCTGCCCCGGCCCGCACCAGGGAAAACATAAAATTATAAACAATTGATGGATACCATACTCGATCTGCAACAGGTTAGTAAAATTTATAAAAGTGGCGACCGCTCTTTGACCGTTTTAGATAATATTAATTTTTCAATCGCAGCCGGGTCGACCATGTCGATCGTCGGGCCTTCGGGAAGCGGGAAAACGACGCTTTTGGGCCTGTGCGCAGGATTGGACAGATCCACGTCAGGGACCGTTGAGCTGCACGGAACCAGACTCAACGACCTGAATGAGGACCAGCTGGCTGCTGTCCGAAATCAATATGTAGGGTTTATTTTCCAAAACTTCCAGCTGCTTCCCACGCTTACCGCGCTGGAAAATGTCATGGTCCCGCTCGAACTTCGCGGTGAAAAGAACATTAAACCCCGTGCTCTGGACTTGCTGGACAAAGTGGGCCTCGCAGAAAGAAGTCATCATTATCCCACCCAGCTTTCCGGCGGAGAGCAACAACGCGTTTCGCTTGCAAGAGCATTTTCCAACAAACCACAAATCCTTTTTGCGGACGAACCAACAGGAAATCTGGACGCGGAAACCAGCGAGAAAGTGGTGAAGCTGCTTTTCGATCTTAACCGGGAAGCCGGGACGACGCTTGTACTGGTGACGCATGACCTGGAACTTGCCGCCAAAACACAACGCATTATTCGCATTAAAGGCGGCAAACTGGTTGAATAACTTAAGACTTACCAGGTCTTGAAGACCTGGTAAGTCTCGTAGCCGTCTAACTCATCATAAAATGAACAAAATAAATCTCCCCTGGTTACTGCAAATGGCGTGGCGTGACAGCCGGAAAAACCGATCGCGGCTTTTGCTTTTTATTTCGTCTATCATTCTTGGCATTGCCGCACTCGTGGCGATTTACTCGCTGGGTGATAATTTGAGACAAAATATTGATAACCAAGCAGCAACATTGATCGGCGCTGACCTGGCGCTTAACACGGGAAAGCCGGTTGAAGGGAAAGCCAGAACCCTCGTAGACTCATTAGGAAAGACCCGATCCGAGGAGCGGAGCTTTGCTTCCATGATTTATTTTCCAAGAAGCGGTGGAAACAGACTGGCGCAGGTGAAGGCGCTGGAAGGCGACTTTCCTTATTATGGAAAATTTGAAACTGTGCCCGTTACCGCGGAAAAAACATTCCGGTTGCGCCGGGAAGCACTTGTGGACCAGACGCTGATGCTGCAATATCAGGCCAAAGTCGGAGATTCGATCAAGATTGGTAATGTTACTTTTGCCATTGCCGGAATTCTGGAAAAGGCACCCGGATCAACAGGATTAACAAGCACAGTAGCGCCGACCGTGTACATTCCGATGCGCTATTTGACGCAAACCGGTTTAATGCAAAAAGGAAGCCGCGTGGCCTATCGTTATTATTACAAATTTGCGCCGAACACAGACGTTGAAAAGCTTGCAAAACAGCTCGAACCACGCTTTGAAGCGGGTGATCTCGATTACAAGACCATTCAATCGCAAAAAGAAGACACGGGCCGGTCATTCAAGGATCTGACGCGTTTCCTGGCATTAGTT
It includes:
- a CDS encoding SMP-30/gluconolactonase/LRE family protein; translated protein: MHIVRTFAFIFCISTKIIFAQAPSENYPVDPASEEQAGVPKGEVLKFTFENSKIFPGTWREYWVYVPAQYKPDRPACVYINQDGIQWKAPVVFDNLIYKGEMPVTIGVFVMHGKVRAANGNEANDRFNRSFEYDGLGDAYARFILDEILPEVERQKTSDGRPIRLSKNGNDRAIGGSSSGAVCAFTAAWERPDAFTRVYSAIGTYVGLRGADRYHTLVRKYEPKPVRIFLQDGANDLNIYAGDWWMANQTMLRALTFAGYEVKHQWGEGGHNGKHGTALFPEAMRFLWKDWPKPVKAGTSQNQMLSALLIPGQEWEQVSEGYKFTEGIAANQSGEIFYQDIPNSKTYKIGPDGKVATINEDSENASGAEFDKSGNRYEVAKKSLSIVRYDAKNNKQEIARDIAGNDLTVAYNGNVYVTAPDGREKPSTIYLIRPNGEKIVVDKGLLFANGVALSPDQTLLYATESASHWVWSFQVLPDGTLSHKQKFGWLHVRDNDENAWADGLTCDREGRIYVATRAGIQVLDQTGRVNAILPTPNGSVSNMAFGGKDFDTIYVTANEKIYRRKLNVKGANGWDIPNKPEAPKL
- a CDS encoding alpha/beta hydrolase, which translates into the protein MKKNILFTLIICAIICHCASAATVDTIQVYSAAMKKNLKTVVVKPSQYDSGKTYPVVYLLHGYSGNYADWVSKAKGFEKAADLYNMIIVCPDGGYGSWYWDSPVDAQSQYETYVSKELVSFIDSKYKTIKDRTGRGITGLSMGGHGALYLAFRHQDIFGAAGSMSGGVDIRPFPNNWDMAKKLGKYAEQPERWESNTVINMLHLLTPNSLAIMIDCGVDDFFYGVNEKLHEQLIYRNIPHDYLVRPGAHNWPYWTNAIQYQLLFMDNYFNRKPNPSN
- a CDS encoding ABC transporter ATP-binding protein, yielding MDTILDLQQVSKIYKSGDRSLTVLDNINFSIAAGSTMSIVGPSGSGKTTLLGLCAGLDRSTSGTVELHGTRLNDLNEDQLAAVRNQYVGFIFQNFQLLPTLTALENVMVPLELRGEKNIKPRALDLLDKVGLAERSHHYPTQLSGGEQQRVSLARAFSNKPQILFADEPTGNLDAETSEKVVKLLFDLNREAGTTLVLVTHDLELAAKTQRIIRIKGGKLVE
- a CDS encoding arylesterase; translation: MINRFVFIARMLLSVAILTSCNTEKQETAGQADSVKTVSEATVGTKKTIVFFGNSLTAGYGLDDPSQAFAGLIQKRIDSLGLDYKVINAGVSGETTSGGNSRIDWLLKQPLDIFVLELGGNDGLRGIPVSETRKNLQAILDKVHAKYPDAKLVLAGMQIPPNMGQKYASEFKAVYAEIAKANNLTLIPFLLEGVGGESKLNLPDGIHPTEEGHKILAENVWVRIKDLL
- a CDS encoding lmo0937 family membrane protein, which gives rise to MGNLLYTIAVILVILWLIGYFGFASFGMGNIIHILLVIAVIAIVLRLIRGDRVV
- a CDS encoding DUF1624 domain-containing protein — translated: MSTNGISLRVKSIDTVRGLIMVIMALDHVRDYFHITALSADPLDPGTTNPALFFTRWITHFCAPSFMLLSGISAYLSGQNKTPAETSSFLLKRGLWLIVVELTFMTFAFSFDITFKTIFLAVLWALGTSMLVLGVFVRFFSPKAILISGLVLIFGHSLFDLLKPAPGSGLDIFLGIFLTGAGRFVPRGDGGNIAFLYVILPWAGIMMSGYGLGMIYNRSFSEQKRRKVLLQLGIAAIVLFLILRFVNYYGDQAPWSVQSEGLRTFFSFMNASKYPPSLIYTLMTLGPILILLALTEHTNTKLTRFFTVYGKVPFFYFMLHFYLIHLLTMVVVLSSGYTWEQATAPELFFKFRPNDFGYNLGMVYVIWITIVLALYFPCRWFGNYRERNKKWWLSYL
- a CDS encoding ROK family protein, with amino-acid sequence MKLWGIDLGGTKIECAVLDPNRNLEVVVRMRLPTESANGYEHILSQIKKLIDQVAEQVGEKPTKIGFATPGVLEPDSQLMKNSNTICLNGMPLKADLEKILGIPVQLANDANCFALAEALIGAGKDYPKAEVVFGVIMGTGVGGGLVVNNKIIAGHHGIGGEWGHNILEENGEPCYCGKAGCVEQVISGPALERFYEKASGEKLTMKVILERYHEGEDEFAKATIERLLEFYGRAISTLINVIDPGLIVIGGGVGNVELLYTAGFEKIKKYIFNKGVVTTPILKPKLGDSAGVFGAALL
- the fucP gene encoding L-fucose:H+ symporter permease, whose protein sequence is MSNYSSTVEPTKARFTENKYLITLIFVTSLFMFWGIAITMGDVLNKHFQHVLSLSKTQSAFVQFAIFGAYGVMGIPAGLFMKRFGYKNGVLFGLSLFALGSFLFVPAAAAASFPFFGGALFILGCGISTLETVAHPFVASLGDQRTSDMRINFAQAFNALGTIIGPAVGSYFLLRNNVEGSTDLTSVKTLYIVIGSVIATIAVLFSFVKVPTLTDPHVVADPSAANVDTHPEKGLFEHSHFKWSVIAQFFNVAAQAGTWAFFINYGHEKMGFTDAVAGNYMILFFVLMLTGRFVGTFLMRFIAPNSLLAIFAACNIVMCLIIAQSWGWPSFIALLMLNFFFSIMFPTIFSLGLKNLGKHTQQASSFISMGVVGGAFFPFAMGAVAESDVAHAYYLPIICYAVIFLFGYKFYKVQ